A region from the Arachis ipaensis cultivar K30076 chromosome B01, Araip1.1, whole genome shotgun sequence genome encodes:
- the LOC107644023 gene encoding uncharacterized protein LOC107644023, which yields MAYVPPHMRHSKDNQRPSPSPELPPRRRQFSHSPKLNLSSIYSKDALSNWFVVSSHDHDHDDNQLHPSLQLRPVSLESFDCNFKQKPLILVQSTQHQSQSYTIGTHATRNPWEIVAAKAIDYLLSSFENVRTEMKAQNPQSEQIKPYLVARFGKILFHGTFTQEERPTMRQFRRSFYTSVPASYMEKMTTSLPLELGLEPDNTEKDMYLVKLSDANRPEATISCKCSIIKEQNKLKLYKVELNYVRHMVTDVSCPAKNLDLRLMLCTKRIIAAPKDDEIQCIQKLIDSAVLDENVKGGLRWPLGKASSGDRFSVIGVWHTITKAYVGPSLRLKARHADRFDFLTSTGESASEVSLKLKGIVSALQVQKVDTALISKMLEDTIKLLWDQFLNCDDFLG from the exons ATGGCTTATGTTCCTCCGCACATGAGGCACTCCAAGGACAACCAAAGACCCTCACCTTCACCCGAGTTGCCTCCTCGCCGGAGACAATTCAGCCATAGCCCTAAATTGAACTTGTCAAGCATCTATTCAAAGGATGCTCTTTCCAATTGGTTTGTGGTTTCTTCACATGATCATGATCATGATGATAATCAGCTTCACCCTTCTTTACAACTTCGTCCCGTTTCTTTGGAATCTTTTGACTGCAACTTCAAACAAAAGCCACTTATTTTAGTTCAGAGCACCCAGCATCAATCTCAAAGTTACACTATAGGGACACATGCAACAAGAAACCCCTGGGAAATTGTGGCAGCTAAAGCCATTGACTACTTGCTTTCTTCTTTCGAAAACGTGAGGActgaaatgaaggcccaaaacccCCAATCTGAACAAATTAAGCCTTACCTGGTTGCAAGATTTGGCAAGATTCTCTTCCACGG TACTTTTACACAAGAAGAAAGACCCACAATGCGACAGTTTCGTAGATCGTTTTACACAAGTGTTCCTGCCTCCTATATGGAGAAAATGACCACTTCGTTGCCACTTGAACTTGGACTTGAACCTGATAATACAGAAAAAGACATGTATCTTgtgaag CTGTCCGATGCCAACCGACCAGAAGCAACTATTTCTTGCAAGTGTAGCATAATAAAGGAGCAAAACAAGCTTAAGCTCTACAAG GTCGAACTAAATTATGTTCGCCACATGGTCACAGATGTCTCCTGTCCTGCTAAGAACCTTGATCTCAGACTAATGCTATGCACCAAAAGGATTATAGCAGCTCCAAAA GATGATGAAATTCAATGCATTCAAAAGTTGATTGATTCTGCAGTCCTAGATGAAAATGTGAAAGGTGGTTTGAGATGGCCCCTAGGGAAAGCATCTTCTGGAGACAGGTTTTCTGTTATTGGGGTCTGGCACACTATAACTAAAGCTTATGTAGGTCCTTCCTTGAGGCTGAAGGCAAGACATGCTGATCGATTTGATTTTCTGACATCAACTGGTGAATCTGCATCTGAAGTTTCCCTGAAACTGAAAGGAATTGTCTCTGCATTACAG GTGCAAAAGGTTGACACAGCATTGATTTCAAAGATGCTTGAAGATACCATAAAATTGTTATGGGATCAGTTTTTAAACTGTGATGACTTTCTAGGATGA